The genomic DNA CTGCAAAACCAATGGTTTGCTTGAATCCCTTCGCGACCCGGATACTTGCGGCGACGGGCAGGGTCATCAAGGACGACACAAGGAGGATCCCCACGATCCTCATGGAAGCTGCAATCACTAGCGCGACCATGATCATGAAGATGAAATGAATCGCCTTGGCAGGGATGCCTGACGCCTTTGCGTGCTCTTCATCAAACGAAAGGAGGAACAGCTCCTTGTATAAGAGGAAGATGACCGTGATCACCACTACGCTGATGATGCCGATCAGATACAGGTCCCCCCTGCTTACTGCACTGACGCTTCCGAATAGATAGCTGAATAGATCTGTGTTAAAGCCGTCGGCGAGTGAAATGAAGATTGCACCAATTCCCACACCACCTGAGAGGATGATGGGAATGGCCAATTCCTGATAGTGCTTGTAAAGCGTCCTCAGCCTCTCGATGAATACGGAACCCAATACTGAGAACACCATTCCGAAGTACAACGGATTAAGGGTCGCAAGTGAAGGGACCGTCTGACTCACATACAGGCTCGCCGCGATCCCCGAAAGGGTCACGTGACTAAGGGCATCCGCAATGAGGGAAAGCCTCCTCACGACGATGAAAGCCCCTAGGAGCGGTGCGATGATTCCGATCAGAATCCCCGTCAAAAATGCATTTTGTAAAAACTCATAGTGAAATATTGCTTCTATCATCGTTCCCTCTCCCCTTAAGCATGCTGATGATCATGGTTCAAAACGTGGACGTCATGACCGTAAAAAGAGGAAAGCTCATCATCTTTTTGCTTTTCAAACTCTTCTGTATCACCATGAAAGTGCAGTTGTTTATTTAGACAGGCGACGTGGGTCACCTTGCTTGTGATCGTCCCGATATCGTGGGTGACCAGAACCAGGGTGATGCCAAGATCTCTATTGAGACGCTCCAACATTTCATAAAATGTCTGGACATTTTGTGAATCGACCCCGACGGTCGGCTCATCCAGTATCATGATGTCAGGCTTTGATACAAGTGCCCTGGCAATAAAAACCCTTTGTTGCTGACCACCTGAAAGCTCCCCGATGTTCCGGCGGGCAAAAGCCCCCATTCCAACTGATTCAATGGCTTCAAGCACATCTTGTTTATGCTGATGGGATATCCGCCGGAATAAGCCGGCTTTCTTTGTGAGCCCGCTCGCGACAACCTCGAAAACCGTTGCGGGGAACCCAGTATTGAAGCTATTTGCCTTTTGGGAAACAAACCCGATCCTGCTCCAATCCTTGAATTTCTGAAGTGGTGTCCCGAAAAGCTCGATTTTTCCCTGCCGTAGCCTGAGGAGGCCAAGCATCAGTTTCAACAAGGTTGATTTACCGGACCCATTCGGTCCCACGATCCCTAGGAATGCCCCTTGTGGAACGCTCAGGTTGATGTCCTCAAGCACACGCTCCCTTTCATATCGGAAGCTTACATCTTCTATTTTAATGACTGGTGTCTCTCCATTCATGGCTATCAACTCTCTTTTTAAGAATCGTTACGATTTATGTCCATAGGGTAGTATACAACATGGGAATTTGATTGTAAACCATGGGGTATCGAGAAAAATCGTTGTCACTTTCTCTGCGTTCACATCATATGTATCTTGTGAGGAGTGATTAGGATGAAACTGCTGCAAAATGTGATCAACCATAAGATCAACACGATCTCACAGGGGGAGCTCATGAAGTATGCCGGTCAGTACCAGGTCTCCCTCACCCCTGCACAGGCCGACAGCATCGTGAAGAGCGTCAAAGGGAAGAACATCGACATCTTCAATGATGCAAAGCGAAGTCAACTGGTGAAAGAGCTGGCGAGGGTGATCGGACCTTCCAAGGCAAAAGAGATCAACGGACTCTTCCTGAAGCTGATGAAATGAAAGAAGGAGGCGCCCCTCAAGGGGTGCCTCCTTTCCTTTATGCTTCCATGATTCTTTTCAGCACATCTTCGTCGAACTCTCCGTTCCGGAGCATTTCGATTTCAAATTTATAAGGTGCCTTTTTGTTTTTCTTGTCTTCTCCCACATACGGGGTCTCAAGTATTTTCGGAATGTCTGCAAGCTGCGGATGATGGACGATCCGATTGATCGCATCAAATCCGATATGTCCGAATCCGATGTTTTCATGGCGGTCCTTCCGGGCACCAGTAGGATTTTTACTATCATTCACATGCAGTACCTTCAGGCGATCGATGCCGATGATGCGGTCGAATTCGTCCAGCACCCCGTCAAAGTCCTCCACGATGTTATAGCCCGCGTCATGGGTGTGACACGTATCGAAGCAGATCGATAAACGGTCATTCAGATCGACGCCTTCGATGATTGCAGCGAGCTCTTCGAATGAACGTCCACATTCCGAGCCCTTCCCTGCCATTGTTTCAAGGGCAATCTGAACTTTGTGCTCCTTCGTAAGGACTTCATTCAATCCTTCGATGATCTTTTCAATCCCTTTATCCGCTCCGGCACCGACATGCGCTCCCGGATGTAGGACGATCTGTCCTGCACCAAGGGCTTCTGTCCGTTCGATCTCCGAGCGGAGGAAGTTGACGCCAAGCTCGAATGTCGCAGGGTTGGTGGTGTTTCCGATATTAATGATATATGGAGCATGGACAACGATATCGTCGATGCCATGTTCTTTCATATGGGCCCTTCCCGCTTCGATATTCAAGTCTTCGATCTTCTTCCTTCTTGTGTTCTGGGGTGCACCCGTATAGATCATGAACGTATTCGCCCCATATGAAACGGCCTCCTCACTCGAAGCCAGCAGCATATTTTTCCCACTCATTGATACATGAGATCCGATCTTCAACACATGTCTCAGCTCCTTTACGACGCTTGCAGATTATTTATTCCTGCTTTTGATTCTTCTTTCGCGTTTCTTGATCTGCTCCATTTTATATTTCATTTTCTTTTTGTATCCTGGTTTCACCTTTTTCGGCTTCCGAACCATGGACTTGGCTTTTACATCCGCTTCATCTGCACTGGTTTTCTGGCGGTTCTTCCGCTTATTCAGCGCAGGGAGCTCTACCCATTCGCCTTTTTTAATATCTTTATGGGCAAACTGAATGCCCTTTTTCTCCAGTCGGTTGATGGCATCTTCATCGGATGCCTCATAGATGGTGAAAGCAATCCCACTGTTACCGGCGCGAGCCGTACGGCCTGTCCTGTGGATGTAGAAATCAAGGTCCTGCGGCAATTCAAAGTTGATGATATGACTGATTCCCTCGATGTCGATCCCCCTGGCAGCAAGGTCCGTTGCAACGATGTATTGGAATTCAAGACCTCTTGTTTGTTTCATTACCTTTTTCCGTTCACGCGGAGAGAGGCCACCGTGGATCCTCCCGACTTTCAATCCTTTGGCAATCAGGGCATCCGCCACTTCATCCGCTTTCGATTTCGTGTTTGTGAACACGATCCCGAGGTACGGGTTGATGTCAGTTAGTATATTGTAAAGCAGGTTGATTTTGTCACGGCTTTTCACCGGGACGATGACGTGCTCGATGTTCTTCGCCGATAGACGCTCAGGCTCTACATGGGCGAATTGAGGGTTTTCCATGTACTTCTTCAAGAATGGCTTCAACTTCTCTGGGATGGTTGCAGAGAATACCAGCATCTGGAGGTTTTCAGGCATTTTGCCGGCGATTTGATCCACATCCTCGATGAACCCCATATCAAGCATCAAGTCGGCTTCATCGATGACAAGCATGGTTGCCGTGTACACCAACAGGGCCTGTTCTTTCACTAAATCGTTGATTCTTCCCGGTGTACCTACGACGATATGTGGCTGGCTCTTCAGTTTCTCGATTGTCCTCTGCTTGTCCGTTCCCCCGATGAAACAGCGCGATGTGATGTCGGTATCTTTTGTAATCTTCAAGATTTCCTGATAGATCTGCTGGGCAAGTTCCCTCGTAGGGGCAGTGATCACCGCCTGGACCGTTTCAGAAGCTTCATGGATCTTTTCAATGATCGGAAGCAGATAAGAATGGGTCTTTCCTGTACCGGTCTGGGATTGACCGATGGCACTTTGGCCCTTCAAGATCATCGGGATCATCTTTTTCTGGATTTCCGTCGGCTCATGAAACCCCCGTTCTTCAATAGCATGCTGAATGAACGTTTTGAATTCATACTGTGTGAAGGCGTTCTTTGTCATGTCTCTTCATCTCCTTTATATCGACATCTCATTATACCTATTTCATGGTGATGCATGGACACCCCATACTGAAGGGTCCACCCGGTGTTCAGCGGGTGAAGATCTATATAAAACGTCAGTTGTCATTTAAAATAAGAACATCTAATCATTATAATCAATTTTCGGAGAAACATCTAGCCTATCAGGACAAAATCATTTCTCCCTCTACACAATACCCTTTTCAATCTGCTTGCATACGTTATAAAGATGGCGATTCCATTTGAAAGGAGGCGATCATCATGCCGCCACGCGGAATGATGAGAATGCGCGGAGGAAATCCATTCGGCATGCAGCAGCGGAATCCGTTCGGGATGCAACAGGGCAACTTCCGCATGCAACAGGGGAATCCATTCATGATGCAACAAAACCGAAGGAATCAACCTACTATGGGCGGCACTTCACCTTCTCCGTTCCAGATGTCAGGAGGACAGCCCGGTAAAAAGAAAGGTCTGCTCTCCAAACTATTGAAAAAAGGCGAAAATCGAGGAGGCGGGACCCCTGAAGGTGGAGCAGGCCTTCTCGAACAGTTCACACGGTCTGTATCCGACTCGGGGATGGACCGGTCTCCACAAGCAGCCGGAGGCATCCTTCAAGGGCTGATGAATCCGGGGAATATTGGCTCTTTCCTCACGAATACCCAACAGGTCCTGCAAACCGCTCAGCAGCTCGGACCGATGGTTTCCCAGTATGGTCCCATGGTCAAGAATATCCCAGCATTATGGAAGTTGTACAGGGGACTGAAAGATGTAACAGGGGATGAAGAAACAAAAGCAGATGCAGAAGAGGCTACTCCCCAACCAAAGGATCAGGACTCCGAGGAAACTGTGGAAACACC from Rossellomorea marisflavi includes the following:
- a CDS encoding metal ABC transporter ATP-binding protein is translated as MNGETPVIKIEDVSFRYERERVLEDINLSVPQGAFLGIVGPNGSGKSTLLKLMLGLLRLRQGKIELFGTPLQKFKDWSRIGFVSQKANSFNTGFPATVFEVVASGLTKKAGLFRRISHQHKQDVLEAIESVGMGAFARRNIGELSGGQQQRVFIARALVSKPDIMILDEPTVGVDSQNVQTFYEMLERLNRDLGITLVLVTHDIGTITSKVTHVACLNKQLHFHGDTEEFEKQKDDELSSFYGHDVHVLNHDHQHA
- a CDS encoding DUF2624 domain-containing protein — encoded protein: MKLLQNVINHKINTISQGELMKYAGQYQVSLTPAQADSIVKSVKGKNIDIFNDAKRSQLVKELARVIGPSKAKEINGLFLKLMK
- a CDS encoding metal ABC transporter permease; amino-acid sequence: MIEAIFHYEFLQNAFLTGILIGIIAPLLGAFIVVRRLSLIADALSHVTLSGIAASLYVSQTVPSLATLNPLYFGMVFSVLGSVFIERLRTLYKHYQELAIPIILSGGVGIGAIFISLADGFNTDLFSYLFGSVSAVSRGDLYLIGIISVVVITVIFLLYKELFLLSFDEEHAKASGIPAKAIHFIFMIMVALVIAASMRIVGILLVSSLMTLPVAASIRVAKGFKQTIGFAVLFGEISVIVGLVSAFYLNLAPGGTIVVTAIIILMVTILIKKVRSNKPSKVEVH
- a CDS encoding DEAD/DEAH box helicase, with the protein product MTKNAFTQYEFKTFIQHAIEERGFHEPTEIQKKMIPMILKGQSAIGQSQTGTGKTHSYLLPIIEKIHEASETVQAVITAPTRELAQQIYQEILKITKDTDITSRCFIGGTDKQRTIEKLKSQPHIVVGTPGRINDLVKEQALLVYTATMLVIDEADLMLDMGFIEDVDQIAGKMPENLQMLVFSATIPEKLKPFLKKYMENPQFAHVEPERLSAKNIEHVIVPVKSRDKINLLYNILTDINPYLGIVFTNTKSKADEVADALIAKGLKVGRIHGGLSPRERKKVMKQTRGLEFQYIVATDLAARGIDIEGISHIINFELPQDLDFYIHRTGRTARAGNSGIAFTIYEASDEDAINRLEKKGIQFAHKDIKKGEWVELPALNKRKNRQKTSADEADVKAKSMVRKPKKVKPGYKKKMKYKMEQIKKRERRIKSRNK
- a CDS encoding YqfQ family protein; the encoded protein is MPPRGMMRMRGGNPFGMQQRNPFGMQQGNFRMQQGNPFMMQQNRRNQPTMGGTSPSPFQMSGGQPGKKKGLLSKLLKKGENRGGGTPEGGAGLLEQFTRSVSDSGMDRSPQAAGGILQGLMNPGNIGSFLTNTQQVLQTAQQLGPMVSQYGPMVKNIPALWKLYRGLKDVTGDEETKADAEEATPQPKDQDSEETVETPALDEESEPAPPVRPKAPRKTGQSSPKLYI
- a CDS encoding deoxyribonuclease IV; its protein translation is MLKIGSHVSMSGKNMLLASSEEAVSYGANTFMIYTGAPQNTRRKKIEDLNIEAGRAHMKEHGIDDIVVHAPYIINIGNTTNPATFELGVNFLRSEIERTEALGAGQIVLHPGAHVGAGADKGIEKIIEGLNEVLTKEHKVQIALETMAGKGSECGRSFEELAAIIEGVDLNDRLSICFDTCHTHDAGYNIVEDFDGVLDEFDRIIGIDRLKVLHVNDSKNPTGARKDRHENIGFGHIGFDAINRIVHHPQLADIPKILETPYVGEDKKNKKAPYKFEIEMLRNGEFDEDVLKRIMEA